The Caenorhabditis elegans chromosome I genome includes the window TCATTCCATTAGTCGAACTGAAATCGGTAGCTTGATAAAATAGGAGCATTTCATCTAAGAAAAAGAGGATTcgtaaaagaaaataaaatatattgattATTTTCCGACCCCCCGATTATGCTGCTGATGACCATATCAAAATAAGCGAACGAGAGGACAAAAAGCAGTGATGGGAGGCAAAAATGATGACAGTGGACACTAGGAGAAAGTGAAGGAGATGAGAGAGAACGGGAGGATATAGATTtgcttctctctctctctgttttCGATGCGAGAGTGTTGCCGCAGATAAAGAGCTCTCACGGACTCGGTGCAATGCATCGTGGATTAAATAATTCAACAATGAGGAAATTgaactattaaaaatattgattatttttacgTGTCAGCGAATTCACTGGcgaagcaataaaaaaaaacttttttttaaaatcagacTTTAGAGCACGTGGACTTTGAATGTTTCACTCATATAAcgtcaaaataatttaaaactatattttaataaaagttatttgactttaaaagcaataaaatatactttttcaccgaaaaaataactgatttcgcgaaaaaaaacaatctaaaaaaataaaaataaaacccTTGGGAAGtggatcgtggcgagaccctgaAGGTGaggcatgcgcctttaagtgTTCGGACTACGGTACacaaatttctctttttgttttcaatttcctaaTTTGCGTGGATCGCTGAGAGTTGTTAGATTTTTGAGTTTGTatatagttttcttttttattttcatcaaaaattaaagtatttcTTCGTGAAAAGTACTTGGTCAGCAGGAAAAAAAGGTTCTCCCGCGTTTTTACCCCTTTGTGATAGAAAACTTTGCATATTCAGAAGCTTGCTCATCGTTTCGATGATCGAGATCTTTCTTCAcatttcataacttttttaaaatatcagtATAAAAAATGGATCAATATTATAAGTTGTAATCGAGAAGTTAGAATAGCAATAGAAACCACAAAGACATTCGGgcccaaaaatatttatattttcaaactaactGCAGCACATGAAATTatcttcgatttttctcctTCACGCCGACGTCGCGTGCTCCTCCCAGCCGCCGGCCTAGTCTGCGGTGTTTTTAGGCCATCATTTTCGCGCGACCACcaaatcatttttcgaatCTCGACGCGCTCATTTGTGCACTCAAATGACTATTTTCTGCCTCTCTGTCGTTTTCTTTTTGTCAAATAATATTGCTGccctttaaaaatattaaaaatatcattCCAGATCAAATGTTTGGAGGATCTGCACCAAAACCGTCGATTTTCGGAGGAACCGCTGCTACCACAACAGCCTCATCTGGATTTTCTTTCGGTAATTCGAGCACATCAACAGCGAACACAGGTATCGatcgatgaaaaattcaactaatttatttttttcgtttttaggCGGAAACACGAATACTACCGGAGGTTTTTCTTTTGGATCCGCACAGCCGAGCACTGGAAGTACTGGACTTTTCGGAAACAGCACAGCTACTGGTAGGTTTTTGGTTTAATAAACTTGTAAAATACGCTCCCGTAttcaaaaagtataattttaaatttttcaggctcAATGTTTGGAGGCTCCTCTGCTGCAGCTCCAGCCCCAGCGTCTGCTGGAATCTTTGGAAATTCTGGTGCCGCGGCGCCAGCTCCCGCTTCAACGAGCATTTTTGGAAGTTCTGCAAATTCAGCAGCACCTGCTACAGTAACGTTTGGCGCAAGCGCACCATCAGCTGGTGCTGGCATGTTCGGAGCTAATAAACCAGCTGCTCCAACTGGCGGCTTGTTCGGATCATCCACAAGTACCGCAACAACTGCACCAACTGGCGGGCTTTTCGGTAGCTCAACTGCTGCGCCATCAAGTGGATTATTCGGATCCACGGCCGCTCCAGCAGCACCAGGAGGACTATTTGGAAGCACTTCCACCTCTACAGCGGCTCCATCCGGCGGCTTATTCGGATCTTCAGCTGCTCCAACTTCCACAGCCCCAGCTCCTTCTGGTGGTTTGTTCGGGGCTGCACCAGCTACTAGCAATGCTGCTCCAACCTCTGGATTATTCGGAAATTCAGCACCTGCTGCGACAGCTTCATCTGGTGGACTATTCGGCGCAGCTCCAAAGCCTGCAGCTCCATCGGGAGGTCTTTTTGGTTCTACCGCTCCTGCAACCACCGCTGCAACTACAACTGCCACATCAGGATTGTTCGGAGCACCAACATCTGCTCCTTCGTCCGCTCCAGCCACTGGTGGTCTTTTCGGAGCCTCTACTGCTCCCGCCGCTGCTACTGGAGGTCTTTTCAGCATTGGTGCTGCTTCAGCATCCACTCCATCTGTTGGATTGTTCGGTAATTCTAGTGCTTCTACAACCGCTGCGGCAGCCCCTGCCACCGCCCCAGCGGCAGCTTCAACTGGAGGATTGTTCGGAGCCACCACCGCCGCAGCCGCAGCACCAACCTCATCTACAACTGGGGGATTATTCGGATCTACCGCCGCTGCTCCGGCCGCTTCACTTCCAACCGGAGGTCTCTTCGGATCGTCAACTCCTGCTAAGACCCCAGCCGCACCAACAGCAGGACTCTTTGGAGCATCATCGACAACCACCACATCAGCTCCAGCTACTGGATCTTTGTTCGGAACAGCTCCAGCAACCACAACAGCTACTAGTGCAGCTCCAGCGGCTTCTACTGGAGGATTGTTCGGTGCTTCATCCACAACTACGCCTGCTTCTACAGCTCCGACTGGTGGATTATTCGGAGCAGCAACCACAACTGCTCCCGCCGCAGCAGCTCCGACTGGTGGCCTGTTCGGGGCTGCGACTACAACTGCACCAGCAACTGTAGGTCCGACCGGTGGATTGTTTGGAGCAGCAACTACAACAACACCTGCTACTGCCGCTACATTGGGACAAACTCCATCTACAGTGTCAGCAACTCCATCTCTTCCAACCACAACCAGCACTACTTCCACTCTTCCAAAGCCAGCAGAAGCTACTCCAACTCTTGGACTTGGCCTAGGGCTCACTTCAACACCATTGGCTAAGGGAACTGGGTACATTTTggtttactttttaaaaatataaaaaaaactcttaATTTCAGATGGACAACATCAGGACTTAAAGGAGCTGCAACTACATCTGCAGGCCTGAAAATTGGTGCAAGTGGAAGCGACACACTTTCTGAAGAAGAAATCAAAGCAGGACTCGGTGGAAATGATACAAAAGCCTTCTTCACCGCCCTTCAAGAAGTTGTCAATAGTTATCATTCGGAAATTGCGAAGCAGGAACGAGTATTCCATAATAAAATGCTCGAGCTTAATGCTTATGACCGTGAGCTCATTACACTCGAGCCAAAAGTTTTAGGATTGTACAATGAGATGGATGATTTGAGTGGAAGCTGCAAGAAACTGCATTTCAACGTCGCCTCCATGACTTCTGTCTTGAACGATATTGAGCAAAATGTTGTTGAGCTAGAGAACAAGCTGAGCCTTCCAGAATGGCATACTCTTGATTACAAATTCCCACTTGATAGCAGATTTGCGTCGAGACATGATGTTCAGAGAGTGCAAATGTACGTcaaagttattgatttttaatggattaaatttttaagaaatatattaaatttagctaaaaacttcagttttcccaactttttctttgtaaaagccgatggaaattgattttttttcatatattgCCCTATTTGGCATGCTTTGGTTGATTATCTCACGCTGTTCCGTTGATTTGGCTCGATTTGCATccaattttcgtaatttttgaatagctATCGACTTAAAATATGACTAAATTAACGAATTAACGCCAgataaataatcaaaatatgcaataaatcGGGATAATTCgataaaaactatatttcagccgctgcgacaaagaaaaagttgacaaaatttcgcaaaatcCTGCCATAAAactatcagatttttttcttgttgagagtttttgaatatttaagcaaaaaaatccacaggttttttttaaaatcataataactaaaactttttgaaagcattttttttgttttttgttccgaAAATACTTAACACAATGCAATCGACAGTCTTGAAGacgaaagaaaaaaagcaaaaagcgACAGCCCTGGACCTTACTCcccttaaaaatcaaaataataatttcaaaaaaaaattccagcgcTCAAATGATGCTCAACGTGGATTCCCAAATGAAATGTGCGGACTTCGATCTCGATCAAATCACCAAGTCACTTAACACAATGCAATCGACAGTTTTGAAGACGAAAACCGAGACCCCGCTGGAGAAAACTGAGCTTATTATGAAGAAGCAGCTGCAGAAGCTGATGGATCTCTCCACTCAACACGGTActaattttagagtttttaatcaaattattaaatgtcaatttttattttacagatGCTACTCGTGATAAGCTGAACAAGCTGAAGGATGACCACAATCTGAAAACGAACAACTCGTCGAAGGCCTAGATTCttactttttatttatatattcattttttctttaaattgaaACTCTAATTCTTTAAACCTATACACTTTCACCTGTTTTCTTCATGATCACCACCATCacactatttattttttttgttattgtcTGTTTTGTTGTGTGTTTGGTTGAGTTTGTGAATGaacttgtttttaaaaaatattgattatattttggttttttttttcaagtgttttttaaaattacactgatatattttatattttcttgtttggaaaatatttacttGTGTATTTTAActctacattttaaaattaaattttaaatataattaattgttttatttcttcattttttttttttttttggcttggaaaattttatttaactaaaaaaattaacattttaatatgtGGCCCAAGTTATACCCAAGTATTTACCTCTTGCTCTTTAAATTTCAACGAATTTCGTTGAATTTCCCCCATTTGCGGGGGTCACTATTGTTATCAAAAGATCCttatcatagtttttgatgctctagaaatttctaattGCTTTTCCTTGtgattttgaaaacgtttACAGTgatgtttctcttttttgatttcatcaATTTATCTTGCATCCCTAGGAGCTCCTAGTCAAATGTTagtattttgtgatttttgaaagtacGGTAGCTGCGAGATCGATCGTTTCGAGACTGGAAACCCTACTTTTCATCAAATATCGTAAGATTCCTCGAAGGAGTAACCACCTGTATTGAAAATCGAGGGTGtcaggttttcaattttttgctaaaatcgaaaaactaaacttttcttagaaataagttttttaattcaccaatttttgtttttgatgttgatgaaaaaatatatttacgaaaacaatttttaattttcttttcaaaaaataataaaaatagccaaaatttaaaaaaatttttttgatttttagtggaaattcaaaaaccgacacccttgaTGTAAAATTTCCCAACATTGAAAAAGAGTGatatcattttttccaaattagtATTCGTCAAAGTGCAAAAATGCTCTCCGTCTCTTCTCAACGTTGTGTCGTCAATAGTGCTGCTCATTCGCAATTGTTGCTCTCAGAGAGCAGAAGTGGAGGATTATTCGTACACCTGAAGAGACTATATTCCCGCATTCTTtcctcttcgtcttcttcttcttcttaacCGAAAAATTCGTCAAGCTTTCGCCTTGCTCATTATGCAAAATCTGTTTGCCCCGAGGTCCGGCTAAATGAAGGATCCGAGTGTGTTTTCGTTGAAGAtgtctttcttcttttctgttttctctcttttttttcttctccagCTCCACGTAATTGGTGACTCGAGTAGAACTCTATAGCCATTCAGTCTTCTCCAACATCGTCTAACAAAGCCTCTCTTTCAGCTTCtatcttctctctctctctctagtTGACGTCTTCTacgtctctctctctcgtttCAATCTCACTAACC containing:
- the npp-11 gene encoding Nsp1_C domain-containing protein (Confirmed by transcript evidence); protein product: MFGGSAPKPSIFGGTAATTTASSGFSFGNSSTSTANTGGNTNTTGGFSFGSAQPSTGSTGLFGNSTATGSMFGGSSAAAPAPASAGIFGNSGAAAPAPASTSIFGSSANSAAPATVTFGASAPSAGAGMFGANKPAAPTGGLFGSSTSTATTAPTGGLFGSSTAAPSSGLFGSTAAPAAPGGLFGSTSTSTAAPSGGLFGSSAAPTSTAPAPSGGLFGAAPATSNAAPTSGLFGNSAPAATASSGGLFGAAPKPAAPSGGLFGSTAPATTAATTTATSGLFGAPTSAPSSAPATGGLFGASTAPAAATGGLFSIGAASASTPSVGLFGNSSASTTAAAAPATAPAAASTGGLFGATTAAAAAPTSSTTGGLFGSTAAAPAASLPTGGLFGSSTPAKTPAAPTAGLFGASSTTTTSAPATGSLFGTAPATTTATSAAPAASTGGLFGASSTTTPASTAPTGGLFGAATTTAPAAAAPTGGLFGAATTTAPATVGPTGGLFGAATTTTPATAATLGQTPSTVSATPSLPTTTSTTSTLPKPAEATPTLGLGLGLTSTPLAKGTGWTTSGLKGAATTSAGLKIGASGSDTLSEEEIKAGLGGNDTKAFFTALQEVVNSYHSEIAKQERVFHNKMLELNAYDRELITLEPKVLGLYNEMDDLSGSCKKLHFNVASMTSVLNDIEQNVVELENKLSLPEWHTLDYKFPLDSRFASRHDVQRVQIAQMMLNVDSQMKCADFDLDQITKSLNTMQSTVLKTKTETPLEKTELIMKKQLQKLMDLSTQHDATRDKLNKLKDDHNLKTNNSSKA